In one Ornithinimicrobium pratense genomic region, the following are encoded:
- a CDS encoding DUF1992 domain-containing protein yields the protein MNAEDRQGPSGGPTWGSPGARPGAPDAQEQLADQGVVQRPPSAAVTARAVQTWVDQTIAQAERQGAFDNLAGAGKPLRDVDIRNDPDWWVKSLIERERLDLSEALPGVMQLRREKTTFPESLLDLHEEAAVRERLEDFNERVLADRRRPHVGAGSPPVVGRVDVEEMIGAWRDLRAQRGASGTTPAAEAVSGDEATADAGAADRDGGKGRARRRRWWTRRRQP from the coding sequence ATGAACGCGGAGGACAGGCAGGGACCGTCGGGCGGCCCGACCTGGGGCAGTCCCGGCGCCCGGCCCGGTGCGCCAGATGCCCAGGAGCAGCTGGCCGATCAGGGGGTCGTGCAGCGGCCGCCCTCGGCGGCGGTGACGGCCAGGGCGGTGCAGACCTGGGTAGACCAGACGATCGCCCAGGCCGAACGGCAGGGGGCCTTCGACAACCTGGCCGGGGCCGGCAAGCCGTTGCGGGACGTCGACATCCGCAACGACCCGGACTGGTGGGTGAAGAGCCTCATCGAGCGCGAACGGCTCGACCTGTCCGAGGCGCTGCCAGGCGTCATGCAGCTGCGTCGGGAGAAGACCACCTTCCCCGAGTCGCTGCTCGACCTGCACGAGGAGGCCGCGGTCCGGGAGCGGCTCGAAGACTTCAACGAGCGGGTCCTGGCCGACCGGCGCCGACCGCACGTCGGTGCCGGTTCGCCCCCGGTCGTCGGACGGGTGGACGTCGAGGAGATGATCGGGGCCTGGCGCGACCTGCGTGCGCAACGCGGGGCCTCGGGGACGACTCCGGCCGCTGAGGCGGTGTCAGGGGACGAGGCGACCGCAGACGCAGGTGCCGCGGATCGGGACGGCGGCAAGGGCAGGGCGCGCCGTCGCCGCTGGTGGACCCGCCGGCGCCAGCCCTGA
- a CDS encoding glycosyltransferase: MSPLRGPRRWAYQAWTALPSPVRGIGETVLRLRAEREVARQPGFDPGSSRRLVVGPLNTAGQGERWALAAQTLPGTSARAMSLGRRGRGGVNYGYPSHWHLPRTAQLRGMAAHRARILGTDGQPGATHVLAESAWAVLDDPYERWITQDLDDLRGAGIDVAVVVHGSEMRDLRRHAAAYPHSPFRGEWDERWERLQATVERTRAVLAKLEGSGVPVFVPTPDMLEHVPRAALLPITADVDRFSPGAAQPLLRREQPVVLHAPTNPRLKGTAAVEEVLTRLQEEGLVVYRRLTGVPHTQMPAFVADADVVVDQVVLGNVATLAAESMAAGRLVVGHVADHVRERTPGLPVLEAVADTLEDVLRDVVAHRDRYRDLAARGPAWAREHHDGRAAARALSPWLGI; the protein is encoded by the coding sequence ATGTCACCGCTGCGGGGTCCACGCCGCTGGGCCTACCAGGCCTGGACCGCCCTGCCCTCTCCGGTGCGTGGGATCGGGGAGACCGTGCTGCGCCTCCGGGCCGAGCGGGAGGTCGCCCGGCAGCCCGGCTTCGACCCCGGGTCCTCGCGCCGGTTGGTCGTCGGCCCGCTCAACACCGCCGGTCAGGGGGAGCGTTGGGCCTTGGCCGCCCAGACCCTGCCCGGCACCAGCGCCCGGGCCATGTCGCTGGGGCGGCGCGGGCGCGGCGGCGTGAACTATGGCTATCCCAGTCATTGGCACCTGCCCCGGACCGCGCAGCTGCGGGGTATGGCAGCCCACCGGGCCAGGATCCTGGGCACCGACGGGCAGCCCGGGGCCACCCACGTCCTGGCCGAGTCGGCCTGGGCCGTGCTGGACGACCCTTACGAGCGGTGGATCACGCAGGATCTGGACGACCTGCGGGGAGCTGGGATCGACGTCGCGGTCGTCGTGCACGGCTCGGAGATGCGGGACCTGCGACGGCACGCCGCGGCATACCCGCACTCGCCGTTCCGCGGGGAGTGGGACGAGCGGTGGGAGCGGCTGCAGGCGACCGTCGAGCGGACCCGGGCGGTGCTGGCGAAGCTCGAGGGCAGCGGGGTGCCGGTCTTCGTGCCGACGCCGGACATGCTGGAGCACGTGCCCCGCGCGGCCCTGCTCCCGATCACCGCCGACGTCGACCGCTTCTCCCCCGGCGCGGCGCAGCCGCTGCTGAGGCGGGAGCAGCCGGTCGTGCTGCACGCACCGACCAACCCGAGGCTCAAGGGGACCGCGGCGGTCGAGGAGGTGCTGACCCGGTTGCAAGAGGAGGGGCTGGTGGTCTACCGACGCCTGACCGGCGTGCCGCACACGCAGATGCCCGCTTTCGTCGCCGACGCCGACGTGGTGGTGGACCAGGTCGTGCTCGGCAACGTCGCCACGCTAGCGGCCGAGTCGATGGCCGCCGGCCGGCTCGTCGTGGGGCACGTCGCCGACCACGTGCGCGAGCGCACCCCAGGCCTTCCGGTCCTCGAGGCCGTGGCGGACACCCTGGAGGACGTGCTCCGCGACGTCGTGGCCCACCGGGACCGCTACCGCGACCTGGCCGCCCGCGGCCCGGCGTGGGCCCGGGAGCACCACGACGGCCGCGCCGCCGCCCGGGCACTCTCCCCCTGGCTGGGGATCTGA
- a CDS encoding ABC transporter ATP-binding protein — protein MLALWRTVRQLMTVLPAGTRRFIATFAVLQSLLAVLDVAAIGLLAIVLAPMLTGQELTLPVVGITLGEPQDFGVVLLIVGSLIVLKSVLAISLQWWATRRFARFEQVLGARLLAATFKAPWTERLSRNSTDIIRSTDVGVGSTVAGVLIPFCQLSGEVFTFVAVLAVLLVAQPALATATIIYFGIVAFLLYRVVLRRAVRAGQDNRKFSARAMRLVSEMVHSLKEVTLRDKSQEVADTVLKVRRRASLARANQNFLGVIPRYVLEAALVGGLIIGGLIGYLQDGVTGAVTAIALFGVAGFRLVPSLTRFQTIMGQTGANMPFAEQVLEEIERGKEYVDAELTGGNEPLPGGARTLRLDRVTFTYPGASTPAVKDVSLTLPFGHTLALVGASGSGKSTLVDLILGLLHPDSGQIYVEDRPLPDVLKAWRSRVGYVPQEVTLFDATVARNVALAWDDANIDEDQVRRALDRAQLLDVVESRPDGIHGKVGERGLQLSGGQRQRLGVARALYTDPLVLVMDEATSALDTSTEAAVTSAIRELSGEVSVIVVAHRLATIRHSEQVCFMREGELVASGTFAEVVAAQPDFATQAALAGLT, from the coding sequence ATGCTCGCTCTGTGGCGCACCGTCCGCCAGCTCATGACGGTCCTGCCGGCCGGCACCCGACGGTTCATCGCCACCTTCGCGGTGCTGCAGAGCCTGCTCGCGGTGCTGGATGTCGCTGCCATCGGGCTACTCGCGATCGTGCTTGCCCCCATGCTCACGGGCCAGGAACTGACTCTGCCCGTCGTCGGCATCACCTTGGGCGAGCCGCAGGACTTCGGGGTCGTCCTGCTCATCGTGGGCTCGCTCATCGTGCTGAAGTCGGTGCTCGCCATCAGCCTGCAGTGGTGGGCCACCCGCCGGTTCGCCCGGTTCGAGCAGGTGCTCGGGGCCCGGTTGCTGGCCGCCACCTTCAAGGCACCCTGGACCGAGCGGCTGAGCCGCAACTCCACCGACATCATCCGCTCCACCGACGTCGGTGTGGGCTCGACGGTCGCCGGGGTTCTCATCCCCTTCTGCCAGCTGAGCGGGGAGGTGTTCACCTTCGTCGCCGTGCTCGCCGTGCTGCTCGTGGCTCAGCCTGCCCTGGCCACGGCGACGATCATCTACTTCGGCATCGTCGCCTTCCTGCTCTACCGCGTCGTCCTGCGCCGCGCCGTGCGCGCAGGGCAGGACAACCGGAAGTTCTCCGCCAGGGCGATGCGGCTGGTCAGCGAGATGGTGCACTCGCTGAAGGAGGTGACCCTGCGGGACAAGTCGCAGGAGGTCGCCGACACCGTCCTGAAGGTCCGGCGCCGGGCCTCGCTCGCGCGGGCCAACCAGAACTTCCTGGGGGTGATCCCGCGCTACGTCCTGGAGGCCGCGCTGGTCGGCGGGTTGATCATCGGCGGCCTCATCGGCTACCTGCAGGACGGCGTCACTGGCGCGGTCACCGCAATCGCGCTCTTCGGCGTCGCCGGCTTCCGGCTCGTCCCTTCGCTCACCCGGTTCCAGACGATCATGGGCCAGACCGGTGCCAACATGCCCTTCGCCGAGCAGGTGCTGGAGGAGATCGAGCGGGGCAAGGAGTATGTGGACGCCGAGCTCACCGGCGGCAACGAGCCCCTACCCGGCGGTGCGCGCACGCTGCGTCTGGACCGGGTCACCTTCACCTACCCCGGCGCCTCCACGCCGGCGGTCAAGGACGTCAGCCTTACCCTGCCGTTCGGGCACACGCTGGCCCTCGTCGGGGCCTCCGGCTCAGGGAAGTCGACGCTGGTCGACCTGATCCTGGGGCTGCTCCACCCCGACTCGGGCCAGATCTACGTCGAGGACCGGCCCTTGCCGGACGTGCTCAAGGCCTGGCGGTCCCGGGTCGGCTACGTGCCCCAGGAGGTCACCCTCTTCGACGCCACCGTCGCCCGTAACGTGGCGCTGGCCTGGGACGACGCCAACATCGACGAGGACCAGGTGCGGCGCGCACTGGACCGGGCCCAGCTCCTCGACGTCGTCGAGTCCCGCCCGGACGGGATCCACGGCAAGGTGGGGGAGCGGGGCCTGCAGCTCTCGGGCGGTCAGCGCCAGCGGCTCGGTGTCGCCCGGGCGCTCTACACCGACCCGCTCGTCCTGGTGATGGACGAGGCCACCTCCGCGCTCGACACCTCGACCGAGGCGGCCGTGACCTCGGCGATCCGTGAGCTCTCCGGCGAGGTCTCGGTCATCGTCGTGGCCCACCGGCTGGCCACGATCCGGCACAGCGAACAGGTGTGCTTCATGCGTGAGGGCGAGCTGGTCGCCAGCGGCACCTTCGCCGAGGTCGTCGCGGCCCAGCCCGACTTCGCCACGCAGGCAGCGCTGGCCGGGCTGACGTGA